The stretch of DNA CCGCAATCATAGGGATACCCAACTCGCCAATTTGAGTTGTCAGGTAAAGGTTGCGCTCAATATTGGAGGCATCGACAATATCGATTACTATATCCGGTTTTTCCTCAATTATATAATTTCGGGCGATAATCTCATCAAGCGATTGCGCTGAAAGGGAATAAGTTCCGGGAAGATCAACAAACTTTATCTTATAACCATTACGGCTAAGATAACCTTCCTTTTTCTCGACAGTAACTCCGGGAAAATTGCCGACATGCTGGTTAGCACCGGTTAAGTTGTTGAATACGGTTGTCTTACCGGAATTGGGGTTGCCTATCAAGGCAACAACTATATTTTTATCCCGGGGTTCCATTATCGCTGATTCTGATTTTATTAGCCATACCTCTGCCTATGGCAAGCTTTGTCTGGCGAACTTCAATTTCGATAGGTCCACTACCAGAATTTATTAATATTATGAAACTTACGCCGGGATTAAGCCCCATAGAATATATCTTCTCTCTAATTCCATGCCCACCCTCGAGACCAAGCATAGTATAAACCTGGCCAACCCGCGCATCCGAAAGGTGTAGCTGGCCACCCTTTTGAGATTTATTTATTGAAGGTCCCTTTTTCTCTGAACTTCCCCAGAATCGCATTTTTATTAGATTCCTTTCCTATTATATTTATCTAATAAAATTAGACAAGTCTTATTTGTCAACTAATAAATTTAGAATAATGTTTCAAAAATGAAACAAATAATGCAAAATACCGAAAAGATTTAGTTCGTGTTATGTAAGCATGGACATGCCATACGGTTAAGAGCAAATAACAAAATTCTCTTCAAAAACCCAATATCCTAAAAGAAAATTATTTCAGTAAAAAACTTTTTTTATGCTGTCGGATGTTACTTCCGACAGCTCTGGCACTAAAGAAATTATATCGTCGAGAAACCTTTAAGTGCTTGACCTTATGATATAAATGTATATTTTATTAATTAGTATTACATCTTTAATGTTTTTACTTTTTGTAAATTTTTAGCAAAGTGAAACGGCACTTTTTTTTGGAGGAATTATGTCAACATTGGCAAAATGTTTTATTAGTATATTATTAATTGGGATTATCAGCACAAATCCTGTGATTGCGGATAACGTTAAAGATGGCGGAATTGGCAAGAATATCACTACTTCGGTCCCTCGGAATATGACATATCAGGGGATTTTAAAGAATAGCGGCGGTGAACCCGTAACAGATACTACGATTAATATCATCTTCCGGCTTTATAATGATTCAACAGACGGCGATTTTCAGTGGGACGAAACAATTGAGGTTAGCATTGACAGTAGCGGCTATTTCGATGCCGTACTCAGCAATATCAATCTTCCTTTTGGTGAGGATTACTATCTCGAACTTGAGATTTCAGGCGATAGCCAGCCCTTAACGCCCCGTCAGAAGCTGAATATGACTGCCTACTCGGCATTTGCGGATACCTGCCTTTATGCTATCAGTTCGGGCAGCGGCGCCGATGATGACTGGGCTATGGATGGGGATGATATTTATCGCCTTGATGGAAATATTGGCATTGGCACATCAACCCCGGGCAACCTATTGCATATCATCGGGGCAGATTCTATACCGTTGTTAAATGTTGAACAGACCGGACCATATCGGGCAATGCGCGTTTCCAGCCAGAGTCATTGCGCTATCTGGGTGGAATATGCCGGTAATAATGGTTTGCGGATAACAAATGCCGCTAATAATGGCGTTTATGTGGAGCATGCCGGTAATTTCGCCGGTTGGTTCAATGGCAAAGGTTATTTTGCCGGTGATGTTGGTATTGGCACATATAATCCCTCGGTCAAGCTTGATGTTGACGGCGATATTAATGTAAGCGGCAAAGCGACTATAGGTCCCGGTCATATAAATACTGGCGATTATGCCTTTGTAGCCGGGCAATATAACGAAGCTAATGGCATAAGCAGTGCAATCAGCGGCGGACACAACAATTTTGTCGCTGGCGATTACTCCGCGATACCGGGCGGTTATTCAAATACAATAGATTCATCTGCCGATTACTCATATCTATTCGGCATTGCCGGCAGCTTAACCGAAGATTCAACCTTCATGGTCGATATGCCTCACATCCGTTTCGGTGATGAAACCAACGGCTACGAGTTCCCCGCCTCTGATGGTGTCAGCGGGCAGGTTATGGCTACAGACGGCAGCGGTCAGCTAAACTGGGTCGATATTTCTACAATGATTCAATCAAGAATGAAGGATTTGCTGGACAAAATCGAAGCCTTGAAAAGATATAACGCTGAACTTGAAAATCGTATAGCCGAACTTGAA from Candidatus Zixiibacteriota bacterium encodes:
- a CDS encoding FeoA domain-containing protein; this encodes MRFWGSSEKKGPSINKSQKGGQLHLSDARVGQVYTMLGLEGGHGIREKIYSMGLNPGVSFIILINSGSGPIEIEVRQTKLAIGRGMANKIRISDNGTPG